From the Deinococcus sonorensis KR-87 genome, the window GCCCTTCACGATGCCGGCCGGCATGGCGGGCCGGGTGGCGGCCGCCTGCGTCTGGGTCTGCAGCGGGCTGAGAATCACCAGTGTTTCCTGCGCCGAGAGCCGGGCCAGCAGCACCGAGATGGTGGCGTTGCCGGTGCGCAGCAGCAGGCTGCTGGCCTTGTCGGCGGGGTCGGTCTTCCAGGCGCCCACCGCGCGGGTGGCGACCTTGCTGCGGATCAGGGTCCGCAGGGCCGGCAGCACGTTCTGGCTGTACAGGCACACCGAGCCGGTGCTGAGCTTCAGCTGGGCCGGACAGTCAATCAGACGACCCTTGACGGCACCGCTGATCTCCACGGCCAGCGCCGAGACCTCCCCGGAGGCCGCCGTCACCGTCCGGGCGGCGGGCGTGCTGGGGGTGGCCGTCTGAGCGGAGGCCAGGGGCAGCCCGGAGGCCACGAGCATGGAGAAGGTGAGAGCGATGCGGGTCAACATGAAGGCATGCTACGGGTCGCAAATGAGGACTCACTTTGAACCAGCTGACTTCCCCCCCAGCAGAGCTGAGGCATACTGACCGGCGTGATCGATCTGGTGGTCCGCAAAACCCCGCCCGCAGGCCTGCGTTCCGCCGTACGCGCCAGCCTGGAAGCCGCCATGCAGCACCTGCAGGTGCAGGACCGTGAAGTGACGGTGGTGCTGGTAGGCGACCGGGCCATCCGACAGCTGAAACGCGAGACCTGGGGCGAGGATGCCCCCACCGACGTGCTGAGCTTCCCCACCTACGAGCCGGGCGATCCCTTCATGCCGCCGCACCTGGGCGACATCTTCATCAGCCTGGACACGGCGCTGCGGCAGGCCGAG encodes:
- the ybeY gene encoding rRNA maturation RNase YbeY translates to MIDLVVRKTPPAGLRSAVRASLEAAMQHLQVQDREVTVVLVGDRAIRQLKRETWGEDAPTDVLSFPTYEPGDPFMPPHLGDIFISLDTALRQAEARGHSLTREVALLASHGLTHLVGHDHPHAEGLGYEEGATGPEWQVFHQTWLAAQAALEPSV